The Methanobrevibacter sp. DNA window TGGAATGTTTGCAGTCGACAAGAAGGAAATCATAGAGGTCCACTCATCTTCCGGAACTACCGGAAAGCCTGTGGTAAGCGGATACACCCAAATGGACATTGACAACTGGGGGGAAATCGTTGCAAGAGGGCTTACCATGATGGGTCTTGATGAAGACGACATCATACAGAACACACACGGTTACGGATTGTTTACAGGAGGATTCGGTGTTCACTATGGCGCTCACAGATTAGGGGCTACAATCATCCCTATTTCAACTGGACAGACAAGAAGACAAGTTGAAATCATGGCAGACTTCGGAAGTACCTGTCTTATCTTCACTCCATCCTATGGTATCTACTTAGGAGAAGTTGCTAAGGAAGAGGGAATAGATTTCGATGAAATTGGTCTTAAAGCTATAGGTTTCGGAGCTGAAATGTGGACAGCTGAAATGAGAGACAGAATCGAAGAGACATTTAAGACCAAAGCTTATAACATTTACGGCCTTACAGAATTGATGGGTCCAGGTATTGGTATGGAATGCTGTGCACAGAACGGCTTGCACATTGCTGAAGATTTCTTCTATCCGGAAATCATTGATCCAAAAACTGGAATCACATTACCTGAAGGCACTCACGGTGAATTGGTATTAACTAACCTTGAAAGAGAAAGCATGCCTGTAATCAGATTCAGAACCAAGGACCTCACTGCACTTCACTATGACACTTGTGAGTGTGGCAGAACCCTTGCAAGAATGGAAAGGATTACCGGCAGATCAGATGACATGATTAAAGTGAAAGGAGTTGCTGTATTCCCATCACAAATAGAAAAGGCACTTCTTAAGGTAAGTGACATCGAACCTCACTATCAAATCATAGTCACAAGACCTGATATAATGGATGAGATTGAAATCAAGGTGGAAGCTTCCGAGGCTCTCTTTTCAGATGACATAAAGGAAATGATCGCTGTAAAGAACAAGATTGGAGAATACATCCAAAATGAGATTGGAATTGCAGTCAAGGTCAGACTGGTTGCACCTAAGAGCATTCCAAGAAGCACAAAAGGTAAGATTCAAAGAGTTATTGACAAACGTAATTTACATTAATATTAGAGGGAGTTGAAAATGTATAAGATTACCCAATTATCCATATTCATAGAAAACAAAATAGGAAACCTGTATAAGGTTTTAGATTTGCTTGCAGAAAATGACATCAACATTGTAGCATTATCCTTAGCGGACAGTTCAGAATTCGGCATCTTAAGAATAGTTGTTGAAGACCCTAAAAAAGCTAAGGAGGTCCTTGAAGAGAAATACTATATCGTCAAGAACACTCCTATCATCGGAGCTATAATAGAAGACACTCCAGGAGGACTTTCTTCCATTTTAAAGATCTTGAAGGAAGAAGGAATCGACCTAGACTATCTTTATGCCTTTACCCATGAAAAGGAAGAAAAGGCTGTTCTTCTATTGCAATCCAAAGAGCTTGATAGCTTAA harbors:
- a CDS encoding phenylacetate--CoA ligase; this translates as MWNEEIECMSREDISELQLKKLQATVKRAFDKIPYYNEKYTNANVFPEDIETLKDIEKLPFLTKDDLRACYPFGMFAVDKKEIIEVHSSSGTTGKPVVSGYTQMDIDNWGEIVARGLTMMGLDEDDIIQNTHGYGLFTGGFGVHYGAHRLGATIIPISTGQTRRQVEIMADFGSTCLIFTPSYGIYLGEVAKEEGIDFDEIGLKAIGFGAEMWTAEMRDRIEETFKTKAYNIYGLTELMGPGIGMECCAQNGLHIAEDFFYPEIIDPKTGITLPEGTHGELVLTNLERESMPVIRFRTKDLTALHYDTCECGRTLARMERITGRSDDMIKVKGVAVFPSQIEKALLKVSDIEPHYQIIVTRPDIMDEIEIKVEASEALFSDDIKEMIAVKNKIGEYIQNEIGIAVKVRLVAPKSIPRSTKGKIQRVIDKRNLH
- a CDS encoding acetolactate synthase, producing MKMYKITQLSIFIENKIGNLYKVLDLLAENDINIVALSLADSSEFGILRIVVEDPKKAKEVLEEKYYIVKNTPIIGAIIEDTPGGLSSILKILKEEGIDLDYLYAFTHEKEEKAVLLLQSKELDSLIAILKAYKVPLVPSQYVYDE